One window of Sphingomonas paeninsulae genomic DNA carries:
- a CDS encoding nuclear transport factor 2 family protein, protein MSDKSAAASPEETIADLSRRLAVVEDIEAIKQITYKYCTAADKYDGRPGDYGANVADCFTSDGAWDGGVLGRFEDRKGLTGFWDSEFQTRMTQMASHMAMNPIIAVNGDDATGDFHLLAQLTFNGEALWTAGRYHNSYRRTADGWRIKEMKYDPWMWSRHLEGWARERFLEGTSSLKGD, encoded by the coding sequence ATGAGTGATAAATCGGCAGCAGCGTCCCCTGAAGAGACTATTGCTGATCTCTCGCGAAGATTGGCGGTCGTCGAGGATATCGAGGCGATTAAACAAATAACCTACAAGTATTGCACGGCGGCAGACAAATATGATGGCCGGCCAGGTGACTATGGTGCCAACGTAGCGGATTGTTTTACGAGTGATGGTGCTTGGGATGGCGGCGTCCTCGGTCGGTTTGAAGATCGCAAAGGACTAACGGGGTTTTGGGATTCCGAATTCCAAACGCGGATGACTCAAATGGCGTCGCACATGGCAATGAACCCGATCATCGCGGTAAACGGAGATGACGCGACAGGTGACTTTCATCTCTTGGCGCAACTGACTTTCAACGGCGAAGCGTTGTGGACCGCAGGTCGATATCACAACAGCTACCGGCGAACGGCCGACGGTTGGCGAATCAAGGAAATGAAATACGATCCCTGGATGTGGAGCAGGCACCTTGAGGGCTGGGCTCGAGAGCGTTTTCTCGAAGGTACATCAAGTTTAAAAGGTGATTGA